Proteins encoded within one genomic window of Humulus lupulus chromosome 1, drHumLupu1.1, whole genome shotgun sequence:
- the LOC133786249 gene encoding probably inactive leucine-rich repeat receptor-like protein kinase At5g48380 produces MYPKNMLLSSRVLGSFAFILLWLVLRSSFCHGDQNDINCLKIIKDSLEDPFGYLNSTWNFNNRTEGFICKFTGVECWHPDESKVLNIRLSDMGLKGPFPRGIENCKSLTGLDLSNNKLYGPIPTDISKLIGFVTTLDLSSNNFSGPIPQLLSNCTYLNVLKLDHNRLTGQIPLELGQLSRLKEFSATNNLLTGQVPTFQSKLITAQSYANNPGLCGELLDPCEASPKKSRTVIIVASAVGGVTFAALAVGVGLAFFFRRVAVRKKEEDPEGNKWARSLKGTKAIKVSMFEKSVSKMRLSDLMKSTNNFSKDNVIGSGRTGTMFKAELEDGSSLMVKRLQESLHSEKEFLSEMATLGSVRNRNLVPLLGFCMAKKERLLVYKLMVNGTLHDRLHFLAEGDKPLEWPTRLKIGIGAARGLAWLHHNCNPRIIHRNISSKCILLDGEFEPKISDFGLARLMNPIDTHLSTFVNGEFGDLGYVAPEYARTLVATPKGDVYSFGVVLLELVTGERPTHVAKAPETFKGNLVEWTTQLSGNSELHSAIDESLLGKGVDGELFQFLKVACSCVVETAKERPTMFEVYQLLRAIGENYHFTAENDILIQTENSDAGVLEELIVAREDLNGN; encoded by the exons ATGTATCCCAAGAATATGCTGCTGAGTAGTAGAGTTCTTGGCAGTTTTGCTTTTATTCTTTTATGGTTGGTGCTTCGCTCTAGCTTCTGCCATGGTGATCAGAATGATATTAATTGCTTGAAGATTATAAAGGATTCACTAGAAGACCCGTTTGGTTATTTGAACTCCACATGGAATTTTAACAATCGTACTGAAGGCTTCATCTGTAAGTTTACCGGAGTAGAGTGCTGGCACCCTGATGAGAGTAAAGTTCTAAATATCCGGCTTTCGGACATGGGACTCAAGGGTCCGTTTCCTAGAGGAATTGAAAATTGCAAGAGCTTAACAGGCTTAGATCTTTCAAATAACAAGCTTTATGGTCCTATTCCCACTGATATCTCCAAACTCATTGGGTTTGTGACAACTCTTGATCTCTCATCCAACAATTTCTCAGGGCCTATACCCCAACTGCTCTCTAATTGTACTTATTTGAATGTTCTCAAACTTGATCATAATCGGCTCACCGGTCAGATTCCTTTAGAACTTGGCCAGCTCTCTCGGCTTAAAGAATTTAGTGCTACCAACAATCTTCTCACTGGGCAAGTGCCCACTTTTCAAAGCAAATTAATTACAGCACAGAGCTATGCAAACAATCCGGGACTCTGTGGGGAACTTTTGGATCCTTGTGAAGCAAGTCCAAAGAAGTCTCGGACTGTAATTATCGTGGCATCAGCTGTTGGTGGTGTGACTTTTGCAGCACTGGCTGTTGGGGTTGGTTTAGCCTTCTTCTTCCGTAGAGTGGCTGTGAGGAAGAAGGAAGAGGACCCTGAAGGAAACAAATGGGCAAGGAGCTTAAAGGGAACTAAAGCCATCAAG GTTTCCATGTTTGAGAAGTCAGTTTCAAAAATGAGACTGAGTGATCTCATGAAGTCTACAAACAATTTCAGCAAGGACAATGTTATAGGATCTGGAAGAACTGGAACGATGTTTAAAGCAGAGCTTGAGGACGGCAGTTCATTAATGGTCAAGAGGTTGCAGGAATCTCTGCACTCTGAAAAAGAGTTTTTATCTGAGATGGCCACTCTAGGGAGTGTAAGAAACCGTAACTTAGTCCCACTTTTAGGCTTTTGCATGGCAAAGAAGGAGAGGCTTCTGGTCTACAAGCTAATGGTGAATGGCACCCTCCATGATAGGCTACATTTCTTGGCAGAAGGCGATAAGCCTTTGGAGTGGCCAACAAGGCTCAAAATTGGAATAGGGGCAGCCAGAGGATTGGCATGGCTCCATCATAACTGCAATCCCCGTATTATTCATCGAAACATAAGCTCCAAATGCATACTGTTGGACGGAGAGTTTGAGCCAAAAATATCTGATTTTGGTCTTGCTAGACTCATGAACCCGATTGATACACATTTGAGTACTTTCGTGAATGGAGAATTTGGAGATCTAGGCTATGTTGCTCCTGAGTATGCAAGAACTCTAGTGGCCACCCCAAAAGGAGATGTGTACAGCTTTGGAGTTGTTCTTCTGGAGTTGGTGACAGGTGAGAGACCGACCCATGTTGCTAAAGCTCCAGAAACCTTCAAGGGAAATTTAGTGGAATGGACAACACAGCTGTCTGGAAACTCCGAACTGCACAGTGCTATAGATGAATCCTTACTTGGGAAAGGCGTAGATGGCGAGCTTTTTCAGTTCCTTAAAGTTGCGTGTAGCTGTGTAGTGGAAACTGCAAAGGAGAGACCTACTATGTTTGAAGTATACCAGCTTCTAAGAGCCATAGGAGAGAATTATCATTTCACTGCTGAGAATGATATATTAATACAAACCGAAAACAGTGATGCTGGTGTACTAGAGGAACTCATTGTTGCTCGAGAAGATCTGAATGGTAATTGA
- the LOC133786259 gene encoding probably inactive leucine-rich repeat receptor-like protein kinase At5g48380: MLLSSRALDGFAFILLWLMLRSSSCHGDQNDINCLKSIKEDSLEDPFGYLNSWNFNNYAEGFICQFTGVECWHPDESKVQNIRLSDMGLKGPFPRGIENCKSLTGLDLSNNKLYGPIPTDISKLIGFVTTLDLSSNNFSGPIPQQLSNCTYLNVLKLDHNRLTGQIPLELGQLSRLKEFSATNNLLTGPVPIFQSKLITAQSYANNPGLCGVVLEPCEASPKKSRTVIIVASAVGGVTFAALVVLLVLQDS, from the coding sequence ATGCTGCTGAGTAGTAGAGCTCTTGACGGTTTTGCATTTATTCTTTTATGGTTGATGCTTCGTTCTAGCTCCTGCCATGGTGATCAGAATGATATTAATTGCTTGAAGAGTATAAAGGAGGATTCACTAGAAGACCCGTTTGGTTATTTGAACTCATGGAATTTCAACAATTATGCTGAAGGCTTTATCTGTCAGTTTACCGGGGTAGAGTGCTGGCACCCTGATGAGAGTAAAGTTCAAAATATTCGGCTTTCGGACATGGGACTCAAGGGTCCGTTTCCTAGAGGAATTGAAAATTGCAAGAGCTTAACAGGCTTAGATCTTTCAAATAACAAGCTTTATGGTCCTATTCCCACTGATATCTCCAAACTCATTGGGTTTGTGACAACTCTTGATCTCTCATCCAACAATTTCTCAGGGCCTATACCCCAACAGCTCTCTAATTGTACTTATTTGAATGTTCTCAAACTTGATCATAATCGGCTCACCGGTCAGATTCCTTTAGAACTTGGCCAGCTCTCTCGGCTTAAAGAATTTAGTGCTACCAACAATCTTCTCACTGGGCCAGTGCCCATTTTTCAAAGCAAATTAATTACAGCACAGAGCTATGCAAACAATCCGGGACTCTGTGGGGTTGTTTTGGAACCTTGTGAAGCAAGTCCAAAGAAGTCTCGGACTGTAATTATCGTGGCATCAGCTGTTGGTGGTGTGACTTTTGCAGCACTGGTTGTTTTATTGGTCTTGCAAGACTCATGA